The Synergistaceae bacterium genome window below encodes:
- a CDS encoding tyrosine phenol-lyase — translation MAGSIRGTRVSKVPPEPFRIKMVEPVSIPDREERERALERARYNMFGLRGADVYIDLLTDSGTGAMSKQQWAAMMMGDEAYAGADSYYNLKKAVKEVLGFDFTIPVHQGRAAENVVFGSLVKEGDVIPFNMPFDTTRGHIFNVNASSVDCVIDEAFDRTNQHPFKGNVDIAKLEKAIAEHGK, via the coding sequence ATGGCAGGAAGCATCCGCGGCACAAGAGTTTCGAAGGTCCCACCGGAGCCCTTCCGCATCAAGATGGTGGAGCCAGTCAGCATCCCTGACAGGGAGGAGCGAGAGAGGGCCCTGGAGAGGGCTAGGTACAACATGTTCGGCCTCAGGGGCGCCGACGTCTACATCGATCTTCTCACCGATTCGGGGACGGGGGCGATGAGCAAGCAGCAGTGGGCGGCCATGATGATGGGCGACGAGGCTTATGCGGGAGCGGACAGCTACTACAACCTCAAGAAGGCCGTCAAGGAGGTCCTCGGCTTCGACTTCACGATTCCCGTGCACCAGGGTCGCGCCGCGGAGAACGTCGTCTTCGGCTCGCTGGTGAAGGAGGGGGACGTGATACCGTTCAACATGCCCTTCGACACCACCCGCGGTCACATCTTCAACGTGAATGCGTCCTCGGTGGACTGCGTGATAGACGAGGCGTTCGACCGCACGAACCAGCACCCCTTCAAGGGCAACGTGGACATAGCCAAGCTCGAGAAAGCCATAGCCGAGCACGGCAAG
- a CDS encoding endonuclease, translating to MRLVLYNIRYGTGSGVGYHFPFPYSGCLRRTEERYFQISEYLSNLNPDLVGLVEVDEGSYRQNGRSQADSLASLIGGESVFACKYDSGSIVSRVPLLKSQGNAVVTKLPVVNKSEHMLSKGVKKTLLEVEFEDFALFLAHLPLGYTARKVQLEEIAARCIDSKKPVIFAGDCNTYRGESELRPFFQMTGFKNANYTNRPTFPSSVPTLALDFVLYDPRIRMKAFDVPYVRLSDHLPLVYDFIVA from the coding sequence ATGAGATTAGTGCTTTACAATATCAGGTACGGGACCGGGTCCGGCGTGGGCTATCACTTCCCCTTTCCCTACTCTGGCTGCCTTAGAAGGACTGAGGAACGTTATTTCCAAATATCGGAGTACCTGTCGAACCTGAACCCCGACCTTGTCGGCCTGGTGGAGGTCGACGAGGGCTCCTACAGGCAGAACGGCCGCAGCCAGGCGGACTCGTTGGCGTCTCTTATCGGGGGGGAATCGGTCTTTGCCTGCAAGTACGACTCAGGCTCGATAGTATCGAGGGTGCCCCTGCTTAAGTCGCAGGGCAACGCGGTGGTAACGAAGCTGCCAGTGGTGAACAAGAGTGAGCACATGCTGAGCAAGGGCGTAAAGAAAACCCTGCTGGAGGTGGAGTTCGAGGATTTCGCTCTCTTCCTGGCGCACCTCCCGCTGGGGTACACGGCCCGCAAGGTTCAGCTGGAGGAAATAGCCGCACGCTGCATCGATTCAAAAAAACCCGTGATCTTCGCCGGGGACTGCAACACGTACCGTGGAGAGAGCGAGCTTCGTCCATTTTTCCAGATGACGGGCTTTAAAAACGCGAATTACACCAACAGGCCGACCTTCCCAAGCAGCGTCCCGACGCTGGCGCTTGACTTCGTCCTGTACGACCCGAGAATAAGGATGAAGGCGTTCGACGTGCCGTACGTGCGCCTGTCGGATCATCTTCCGCTCGTTTACGACTTTATCGTAGCCTGA